The proteins below are encoded in one region of Equus przewalskii isolate Varuska chromosome 1, EquPr2, whole genome shotgun sequence:
- the SKOR1 gene encoding SKI family transcriptional corepressor 1, producing MEALTTQLGPGREGNSSPNSKQELQPYSGSSALKPNQVGETSLYGVPIVSLVIDGQERLCLAQISNTLLKNYSYNEIHNRRVALGITCVQCTPVQLEILRRAGAMPISSRRCGMITKREAERLCKSFLGEHKPPKLPENFAFDVVHECAWGSRGSFIPARYNSSRAKCIKCGYCSMYFSPNKFIFHSHRTPDAKYTQPDAANFNSWRRHLKLSDKSATDELSHAWEDVKAMFNGGTRKRTFSLQGGGGGGANGGSGGQGKGGAGGGGGGGPGCSAEMAPGPPPHKSLRCGEDEATGPPGPPPPHPQRGLGLAAGAGGPAGPGGPGGGAGVRSYPVIPVPSKGFGLLQKLPPPLFPHPYGFPTAFGLCPKKDDPVLGAGEPKGGPGTGTGGGAGTGGGAGGPGAGHLPPGAGAGPGGGAMFWGHQPSGAAKDAAAVAAAAAAATVYPTFPMFWPAAGSLPVPPYPAAQSQAKAVAAAVAAAAAAAAAAAGGGGPEPLDGAEPTKEGGLGAEERCPSALSRGPLDEDGADEALPPPLAPLPPPPPPPPPARKGSYVSAFRPVVKDAESIAKLYGSARDAYGAGPARGPGPGAGSGGGYVSPDFLSEGSSSYHSASPDVDTADEPEVDVESNRFPDDEGAPDETEPSVPRAPSTGGGPDGDQPAGPQSSTSSGADGPTDSPDCGSPRPRRRPGIPAASRSVFGDLAADDVVRRPERSPPSSGYELREPCGPLGGPAPAKVYAPERDEHVKSAAAALAPAASYLCTPEAHEPDKEDNHSTADDLETRKSYPDQRSISQPSPATTDRGEDGLTLDVTGTQLVEKDIENLARDELQKLLLEQMELRKKLEREFQSLKDNFQDQMKRELAYREEMVQQLQIVRDTLCNELDQERKARYAIQQKLKEAHDALHHFSCKMLTPRHCTGNCSFKPPLLP from the exons ATGGAGGCTCTCACCACTCAGCTGGGGCCGGGGCGCGAGGGCAACTCCTCGCCCAACTCGAAGCAGGAGCTGCAGCCCTACTCGGGCTCCAGCGCTCTCAAACCCAACCAGGTGGGCGAGACGTCGCTGTATGGGGTGCCTATCGTGTCTCTGGTCATCGACGGCCAGGAGCGCCTGTGCCTGGCTCAGATCTCCAACACCCTCCTTAAGAACTACAGCTACAACGAGATCCACAACCGCCGCGTGGCCCTCGGCATCACGTGCGTGCAGTGCACGCCGGTGCAGCTGGAGATTCTGCGTCGGGCCGGGGCCATGCCCATCTCATCGCGCCGCTGCGGCATGATCACGAAGCGCGAGGCTGAACGCCTGTGCAAGTCGTTCCTGGGCGAGCACAAGCCACCCAAGCTGCCTGAGAACTTCGCCTTCGATGTGGTGCACGAGTGCGCGTGGGGCTCGCGTGGCAGCTTCATCCCTGCGCGTTACAACAGCTCGCGTGCCAAGTGCATCAAGTGCGGGTACTGCAGCATGTACTTCTCGCCTAACAAGTTCATCTTCCACTCGCACCGCACACCCGACGCCAAGTATACGCAGCCTGACGCCGCCAACTTCAACTCGTGGCGCCGTCACCTCAAACTCAGTGACAAGTCGGCCACGGACGAACTGAGCCACGCTTGGGAGGACGTCAAGGCCATGTTCAATGGTGGCACACGCAAACGGACCTTCTCGCTGcaaggaggaggcggcggcggcgctaATGGCGGGTCGGGTGGGCAGGGGAAAGGTGGTGctggcggcgggggcgggggcggcccgGGTTGCAGCGCGGAGATGGCTCCAGGCCCACCGCCCCACAAAAGCCTGCGCTGTGGCGAAGATGAGGCCACCGGGCCTCCTGGGCCGCCTCCTCCCCACCCGCAGCGGGGACTTGGTCTGGCAGCGGGAGCCGGTGGCCCCGCGGGCCCTGGAGGGCCTGGTGGCGGCGCCGGCGTTCGCAGCTACCCGGTGATTCCAGTACCCAGCAAGGGCTTTGGCCTTCTGCAGAAGCTGCCCCCGCCGCTTTTCCCTCATCCCTACGGCTTCCCCACGGCCTTCGGCCTCTGCCCCAAAAAGGACGACCCCGTACTAGGTGCGGGCGAACCCAAGGGCGGCCCAGGCACCGGGACCGGCGGGGGCGCGGGCACTGGCGGAGGCGCGGGCGGCCCAGGAGCCGGCCACTTGCCCCCGGGGGCCGGGGCTGGCCCAGGCGGCGGCGCCATGTTCTGGGGTCACCAGCCCTCCGGGGCAGCCAAGGACGCAGCGGCCGTGGCTGCAGCGGCCGCCGCAGCCACCGTGTACCCGACGTTTCCCATGTTCTGGCCGGCGGCAGGCAGCCTCCCGGTGCCGCCCTATCCAGCTGCGCAGAGCCAAGCCAAGGCCGTGGCGGCCGCTGTAGCGgctgcagcggcggcggcggcggcagctgcAGGTGGCGGCGGCCCCGAACCCCTGGACGGTGCCGAGCCGACCAAGGAGGGCGGCCTGGGCGCAGAGGAGCGCTGCCCGAGCGCCCTGTCCCGCGGGCCGCTGGACGAGGACGGCGCGGACGAggcgctgccgccgccgctggCCCCACTGCCcccgcctccgccgccgccgccgcccgcgcgcaAAGGCTCCTACGTGTCGGCCTTCCGGCCCGTGGTCAAGGACGCTGAGAGCATTGCCAAGCTCTACGGTAGCGCACGCGACGCCTACGGCGCGGGGCCGGCTCGTGGGCCGGGGCCCGGCGCGGGGTCCGGCGGCGGCTACGTAAGCCCGGACTTTCTGAGCGAGGGCAGCTCCAGTTACCACTCCGCCTCGCCCGACGTGGACACTGCCGACGAGCCGGAGGTGGACGTGGAGTCCAACCGCTTCCCCGACGACGAGGGCGCCCCGGACGAGACCGAGCCCAGTGTTCCCCGCGCGCCCAGCACGGGAGGCGGCCCGGATGGCGACCAGCCCGCAGGGCCCCAATCTAGCACCTCCTCGGGTGCAGACGGTCCCACAGACTCTCCCGACTGCGGTAGCCCTCGGCCCCGGCGCCGTCCGGGGATACCCGCAGCCAGCCGGTCCGTATTTGGGGACCTGGCGGCCGACGACGTGGTGCGGAGACCTGAGAGGAGCCCGCCCAGCAGTGGCTATGAGCTGCGAGAGCCTTGCGGGCCGCTGGGGGGCCCCGCGCCGGCCAAG GTGTACGCGCCCGAGCGGGACGAGCACGTGAAgagcgcggcggcggcgctggCGCCCGCAGCCTCGTACCTCTGCACCCCGGAGGCCCACG AGCCAGATAAGGAAGACAATCACTCGACCGCCGACGATTTGGAAACGAGGAAATCCTATCCAGACCAAAGGAGCATCTCCCAGCCAAGTCCCGCAACCACAGACCGAG GCGAAGATGGGCTCACGCTGGATGTCACGGGAACTCAGCTAGTGGAGAAAGACATCGAGAACCTGGCCAGAG ACGAATTGCAAAAACTGCTCCTGGAGCAAATGGAACTCCGCAAGAAGCTGGAGCGAGAATTTCAGAGTCTCAAAG ATAATTTTCAGGATCAAATGAAGAGGGAATTGGCTTATCGAGAAGAAATGGTGCAACAGCTGCAAATTGTCAGAG ACACTCTGTGTAACGAACTCGACCAGGAGCGGAAGGCGCGCTACGCCATCCAGCAGAAATTAAAAG AAGCCCACGACGCCCTGCACCACTTCTCCTGCAAGATGCTGACGCCCCGCCACTGCACTGGCAACTGCTCCTTCAAGCCCCCGCTGTTGCCCTAG